ATTACTCGCAGTTCCGGGGTTTGTCGTAATCCTTGTGTGGATCTGTATTGCCTCATCACAGTTGAAATTGCGGAAGAGATATCCGGTTCAACCGACCTTCAAAGTTTGGGGTTTCCCTTACATCACCGGAGTCGTGGTACTATGTCTCAGTGTGATTGCGGTGATGTTTGTGTTCGATGAAGGTAACCGTTTTAGCATTAGCATCTGTCTTGCTGTGCTCGCGGTGCTGATCATCTGGTCTCTGATTCGATTCAGAAAGATGAACGGACGGACAGTTTAATATGAATGGGTAGTATTGCAGATAAAGAATAACATGACATCTCGGCGCGGGCGCCGGGGTGTTTTTTTGTATGCACTAAAGGAACGATCTTATTTACGGAAATGGAAAAACTTTTTTCGCTATATCTGTCGAACTGAGACGTAAATATAATACATAGATCAGTGTTTCATTTTGAAGGTAAAAGTATATAAACTCTATTATAGTTAAAGGTGGTTAATTAGATAAATCTTATAATAGTTGACTAAACTCTGACGCGTATGTCAGGGTTTTTCTTTGTATAGATGTGTAGCCGTTTCATCAGAACGCATAAAGAAGAATGCCAGTTTAAGAAATTTTTCTCGGAACTTTTAACATTTCGGATGCCTGTTCGTTATACCTATGAAAGGTGGTGAAGCATGGACGCCGGACAAATCAATGAACTGTTACAGCCAAAGCTAACTGAAATCCGGCATTATTTGATTAGACTTGGTGCTTGTCCAGCCGATGCAGAGGATATAGTGCAGGAAACTGTGTATAAAGCGTTTCTATATATAGACTCAATCGAAAATGAAAAGCTAAGTGCCTGGCTGTATAAAGTGGCTATTAACCGGTATTATGATCTTTGCCGTCGAAAAAAATGGACTATGGTTCCAATCGATATGATGGAAATACCGGATTCTAAACTGCCTGAAGATGGTCTGTTGCAACAGGAAAAGAAAGAGGAAGTAGAGGCTGTTCTCAGTCAGCTTGCTCCACTGCATAGGCAGCTTCTAATCATGAAGTATGAGATGGAGTTTTCGTACCAAGAAATAGCGAATTTGCTCGGCATGCGGATCGAACACGTTAAATCGTCGTTATACCAGGGGAGACAGCAGTTTAAAAAGAAGTATAGGAGTGAGATAAAATGAACGAACAACATAAAGAGAGTGATTCAGTAAATATAAGCAAGATGGTCAGGAAGGCTAAGCGGACAACGACGATTCGTACTGTTATGATTTCCCTTCTAGTATCTTTAATTGCGTTTTTTGGAGTAATGCTGGGTAATCAGTATCTTACAAACTGGAGTTACAGTCGTGCAGACCATAGTGAGCAGATTATGAATCTAATTAGTGGACCCGATGAAAAGCAGACAGGACAGGTCAATTACAGTGGTTTCCTTAACGGCAGCTTTCAGTATTATACCGTTAAAGTCATAGAGGGCGTACCGATCCCTTGGGCGGATAAAAAAATAAATTATCAAGTGTTTCCATTTATTAATTTTAGCTCTTTTGGAGGGGATACGTCACCATCTATTTCGTTACAGGATGAGACCATGAAAGAACAAGGTTATGAGTATACACGTAGCTACAATGGATTAAATGGGCAGAGAGAAATGTTGTTTTACATTCCCAAAGTAAATTATAACGGGAAAATTCTTAATGATCTTCCATTACTTCAAGAAATGCCTCAAGACAAGCTTGTAGAAATGGCAGTTTCCTTTGACAAGGATTACTCTTTAAAAGAAGTGAAGCAGCTGCTTCCTGCCGAGTTAACCCAGACTTGGTATTGGGTGGATACGTATGACAACAAATCATTTTATGATCCCTACACTGATGGCAATGGGAATAAGAGTTACGCAACACCGGACCCGGAAGATTGGGTCAAAGGCTTCGGCAATTCGGATCCCGATTCAACTGAAGTGAGTGAGAAAACTTTCTTGGAAGCTTTGGAACAGGGGGTCCAACTGAAAGGACAATATCAGTACGATTTCAATCGGATATACAATTATTTAAAAAAAGATAAGGCCAGACCTGATGAAAGTGATATTCGTATTATAGGGGTAGTGGTTACAGGTACAACAAAAGAACTTCAAGCGTTAAGTGGGCAGCCTTATGTGAGAGGTGTAACTTTGGGGGCTGTGGTAGACCCATTTTAAGAGTGAGCTTCACTGGAGTTAACGGTAAAGTACAATACAAAAACATCGTCAGTATAAGACTGCCGGTGTTTTTGTATTGTACTTTTGTTCCTACCATAGCCATGATAGCGTTTTTATGTTAACCCAATATTTTCTTGCCTAATTCGACATATTCGTTTACTATTTTCCCATACTTAGTGCTTCAAGCATGCGTTTTTTGGGTAGCGCCTAGTCAAAAAGGCTTGGGTTCACGGGAGAGGAAGAGGAGCGGATGATCGGTTTTTTTAGAAAACGTTTGGTTGTACGCATTGTTGCAGTCGTTACACTGGCCATGACGGTTATAGCTGTTGGCAGCATGCTGTTACAGGTGGCCAATATGAAACTGGCTGCACAGGAGGCCATTTCGAGTTACAATATCCAAATTGCTCAGAGTTATGTGAATCAGCTGGATACAGCATCTTATGCCGAGTTTGCCAAGGATCCCAAAGAGAATGACGCATTCTTGAAGATTCGTGATGAACTGGATGATTTTCGCGTAAGTATTGGTGCAATGTATGTCTATTTCGTCAAAATAGATGACAAAGGTACCCCGCTTATTATGGTGGATGGTATGAAGGATGCGGATAAAGCCTCACCGATTAATGAAGTAACGGATATCCCTCAGGAGGCTGTGCAGAAGCTGTTGCTGGGGCAACCAGCCAGTTCTTCAATCATTAACAATGAGGAGTATGGCAACTATATTTCCTCTTACGCTCCGATGCTCGATAGTAATGGCGCTGTAACAGGTGTAATTGGTATCGATACGGCGGTATCGGTGATCGGAAGCATTGAATCGGATATCATGAAATCGAGTATTCCCTTCTATGCCTTATTGCTACTAATTACTCTTATAGGTATTGCCGTTGTCATGTGGTTTATCGTAAGGGGACTGCGACCACTTCAACCGCTGAAGGCGAGTGTGGAAAAAATGGCGCAGGGTGAGCTTGCAGAAGCCAACCAAATTTTGACGTCGTATAATCTGAAAAGCAAAGATGAGATTGGAACCACATATCAAGCGATGATACATATGTCCGGCAACTTGAATAAGATCGTGAGTAACATGGTTGAAGGCGTGGCAGTAACCACCAATATTTTATCAGACTCAACCAAACAATTTAATCGCAGTACCGACGAGATGCTTGAGATGAGCAAGACGGTTGACCAGTCTGTCGAACAGATTAGGCAAGGGGCGCATACGCAGAAGCAGGGTGCGAGCGATAGTGCGAATGCAATGGAAGAGATTGCCAAAGGCATAACGGACATTTCCGAATCTTCCATGATAGTATCTGATGCAGCAACAAGTGCCCTAGCTACAGCAGAGTCCGGTAAACAGAGCATGACAATGATGAAAACACAGATGGAGAGCATCTCCCATGTCTCAGGTGAAGTTGTAGCGATGGTTCAGGTGCTGAACAACTATTCCCAGGAGATTGGTGGTGCCCTGCACACGGTTCGTGATTTTGCGAGTCAGACGAAGCTGCTTGCGCTTAATGCATCCATTGAAGCAGCTCATGCAGGCGAACATGGCAGAGGTTTTGCGGTTGTGGCGGATGAAGTTCGCAAGCTTGCTGAGGCCTCAAGCACATCTATGGAACGGATCTCCGACTTGCTGCTTCGCATTCAACAAGAATCACAGCAGATTGGGTCACAGATGGGGGTTACCGCACAGGAGATTGGACAAGGTGTTACGATTACCGTAGAAGCGGAGCAAGCTTTCGCTCATGTGGTTGATGCATTCCAACTAGTGACTCGTCGCATTCAAGAAGTCTCCGCTGCGGCAGAGGAAATCTCGGCAGGATCGGAAGAGGCCGCAGCCTCCGTCAATACGATCTCGCAGATCTCAGCCGGGGTCTCGGATCATTCGGATAAAATCTATCGCTTGATGCGTGAACAGTCGGCCATGTTCAACAGGGTGGCGCAGACTTCTACCATGCTGGAGCAGCAGACCAACGAGATGAGCGAAGCCGTGCGTAAAGTGAAAGTATAGTTTGAATAAGGTATACCAATAGTAATCCAAGAGGTAGTCAGAAAAGAGCCGGGTTTATTGTAAGCCAGTGTAACGATGTAATGCAAAAAAAGTGCTCCGTTCCCGGAGAAGTTGGTGTGTATCCCAAACTTCCTTCAGAGGCGTGAAGCACTTTTTGCTTTTCATATCACTTTTATAGATGATCCAGCTCTATCGCCTGTCTGAAGCGTCGGGCGAATCGTTCTGCGGCTACAGCGGCCTCCTTGGATTCCGTCTGCACGAAGCCAATTTGCATTTTCGGTTGATCGATTCCAACGATCTCTACCATCTTCACTAGACCTTCCTTCCATAATGGATTTTGGTAAAAGGAAAAGTCGTGACCAATCGTGGCGGCAATATCGTTTCGTAACACCATGTTGATGGCTTCTGAATTATTTGTTTTGAACAGAATGGACAGAGACCCATGATCATAGGTGAATTCCCTGATGAAGTCTTCAATGAAACCATCTCGATAGAGTGCCAGCTTGTGTTCTTTTAATTGATCAGGTGAAACACGGCTGTGCTTGGCAAGTTCAGACAGGTGATGAGTACCAACTACCAGCTTGCCCGAGTACATGGGACTGAAGTGAAGTCCATCGAATTCCCGCAATTGTTTGGCATAGATCGCGATAAAGCCCAGATGGGTTTTGTTACTCCGAATATCCTCGATAATTTCCATGGACCCTTTCTCTTCAATCGAGATGTTAAGTTGCGGGTGCTCACGCTTCATATCTGCAGCAGATTGGACAAGATAGGGCATGACACTTGGAAAAGTAGCCACATGAAGCTCTCCGCTAAGAGAGGAGGTTTCTGCGTTCAGGGATTTCAATTCATCAATCCGCTGCAAAATGTCCAGTGCCTTGGCAATGAATTGTTTGCCTTCGGGAGTGGGATGAGTTCCCTGCCGCGAGCGTTCGAACAGGATGATACCCAATTCTTTCTCCAGACGATGAACCGATTGGCTGATCGCCGATTGTGTGACATGCAGGTGCTCCGAGGCGGCGGAGAATGATTGCGTTTTTGCAATTTCAACGACATATTCGAGCTGTTCCAGATTCATGAGTTCATCTCCGTTTACCATTAATACAACTAATGTTAACATTAGTATCTATAAATATGAATAATACATGAACAGCGATATAATATATAGACAAGCATTATAGTTCTTTACTATATAAGTAGACCTTAACGTTTACACCAGAAACGCAGAGTGCAGAACCAATCTGAAGAAGCAGAGCGTGCACCTTTATCACCGGATTTTTCCCTTGGATCAAGAGAATGAAGAAAATCTGGGGATAAGAGCGATCGAAAGATGGTACTGCATCAGCGTGATCAGGTGTAATAGTTCTAGTTCAACTTATATAGACAATCATATAAAGGGGATGAACTTCATGAAAGCAGCAGTATGGTATGCCCATAAAGATGTTCGTGTTGAAGATCGCGAGGTTCCGGTTGCTCAAGCGGGTCAGGTCAAAATCAAAGTGGAATATGCAGGGATCTGCGGCAGTGACTTGCATGCCTATCATCATGGTGTGGGGATTCAAGAAGGCGAGAATCATCCGCTCTCAGGACAGAAAGCGCCGCTGACATTGGGTCATGAATTTGCAGGGACCGTGAGTGAATTGGGGAGTAATGTAAGCGGTATCAGTTTGGGACAGCGAGTTGTGGTAGAGCCATTGTACCACTGTGGAAAATGCGAATACTGTATCCAGGGTCGTTACAACCAATGTACTCAATTTGGATTCGTTGGACTGAATGGTGATGGCGGTTTTGCGGAGTATGTTGTTGTTGAATCCTACATGGTTCATCCCATCCCGGATAACGTAACTTTTGAAGAAGGCGCGCTCGTTGAGCCTACAGCAGTAGCGTTTCATGCGGTTCGACACAGCAAACTGAAAGTGGGTAACAAAGTAGCCGTGTACGGAGCCGGTCCAATTGGATTATTGACCATTCTGTCTGCCAAAGCAGCAGGAGCTTCTGAAATCTATGCCGTTGATGTATTTGAGGAGCGTTTGGCCTTGGCAGCCAAGCTGGGGGCGATTCCGGTAAACAGTGCCAAAGTCAATGCAACCGAAGTGATTTTGCAGCAATCGGGCGGCATCGATGTGGCTTATGAAGCAGCAGGTGTGCAACCAACGATGGATAGCGCCATTGCGGTTGTCAAAAAAGGTGGAGAAGTTGTTGTCATCGCAGCAATTCCGAACCCGCTTCAAGTGAACTTCTTCGATCTTCTGGTGAAGGAAGCGAATCTGACAGCAACGCTGGCCTATCGCCACATTTTCCCTGAAGTGATTTCATTGATTGCGGAAGGATCGCTTGATGTGAAACAGGTCATCACCAAGAAAATCAAACTGGACGACATCGTAGAGGAAGGGCTGGAGCTGTTGATGAGCGACAAGAGCCATGCGAAGATTTTGGTGGAGATTGGCGGCTAAAGACTTTTCGCTAAAGAAGATAGATTTTCATATAAAACATAATTGATGTAATTATAAATCGTGAAAAGGACCGTTCATCCGCATGAATGGTCTTTTTCACGTTATTCAAGTAGAACACGCATCGTTCACTAGCTACTCTTTATGAATCAATTCTGCTGATCGCGGTTCGCTAAGCTAACACCCAAAACTAGGAATCATAGCGGTAGCAGATCGCCTTACCCCCGCTACTCTCGGAGCTGAATTCCTCATCCTCTGTAAATCCGAAACGCTCATATAAACGGATGGCATTGACCATCTGACCGCCTGTATATAAATACACCGTATTTTTGCCCATGTCTTTGGCAGATTCCACGCATTGCTGGAGCAGTTCTCTGGCGATCCCATGACCTCTCCATTTGGGATCAACACCTAATAGTCGAATAAATGGATAATCAATGGGCAATTCAAAGTTTGGATAGGCCTTATGCGCTGTTTCGAACAATTGGACGGTACCCACAATCTGATCATCAATTTTGGCAACCCACAATTGTGTCAGGTACGGATTAACCACTGACTCTCTAATGTCTTTTAAGTAAGCCTCCCAACGTTCATTTTGCTCAAATGTCTCCCGATACTCGGCATAACTTGCAACAAGGATATCTACGATCTCTGGATGGTCTGTTTCTGTGGCAGGAAGAATCGTAACGGCAGCCGTTGTCATCTTTTAATTCCTCTTCTCTTATGGGTTAAGTATGGAATATCGTTTTCTTGCATTTTACCATAACGGATTCCATCCGATTGATTCAAATTTTCTATAGTTCACTCAGTCATTTCTATAGATCATAGCGCATCAGCGATTGAGCTGTGTGGAATACAGATGATTGCGATATTCGGTTGGCGTATTGCCTTCGTATTGCTTGAACATGCGCAGGAATAGCTTGTAATCGGAGAAGCCGCACTGTCCGGCAATTTCTTTTACACTGGCATTGGTGTTCAGCAGCAGCTGTTTCGCCCGGCGAATACGTTCGGTGAGGATATAGGTTTTGAGTCCAGTGCCTTTCTCGCGCTTCACCATTTTGGAAATGTAGTCTTTGTTAAAATTAAAATTCTCCGCAATCTGACTCACCGTAATGTTTGTATGCAGA
The window above is part of the Paenibacillus sp. 1781tsa1 genome. Proteins encoded here:
- a CDS encoding RNA polymerase sigma factor translates to MDAGQINELLQPKLTEIRHYLIRLGACPADAEDIVQETVYKAFLYIDSIENEKLSAWLYKVAINRYYDLCRRKKWTMVPIDMMEIPDSKLPEDGLLQQEKKEEVEAVLSQLAPLHRQLLIMKYEMEFSYQEIANLLGMRIEHVKSSLYQGRQQFKKKYRSEIK
- a CDS encoding anti-sigma factor; translated protein: MNEQHKESDSVNISKMVRKAKRTTTIRTVMISLLVSLIAFFGVMLGNQYLTNWSYSRADHSEQIMNLISGPDEKQTGQVNYSGFLNGSFQYYTVKVIEGVPIPWADKKINYQVFPFINFSSFGGDTSPSISLQDETMKEQGYEYTRSYNGLNGQREMLFYIPKVNYNGKILNDLPLLQEMPQDKLVEMAVSFDKDYSLKEVKQLLPAELTQTWYWVDTYDNKSFYDPYTDGNGNKSYATPDPEDWVKGFGNSDPDSTEVSEKTFLEALEQGVQLKGQYQYDFNRIYNYLKKDKARPDESDIRIIGVVVTGTTKELQALSGQPYVRGVTLGAVVDPF
- a CDS encoding methyl-accepting chemotaxis protein — protein: MIGFFRKRLVVRIVAVVTLAMTVIAVGSMLLQVANMKLAAQEAISSYNIQIAQSYVNQLDTASYAEFAKDPKENDAFLKIRDELDDFRVSIGAMYVYFVKIDDKGTPLIMVDGMKDADKASPINEVTDIPQEAVQKLLLGQPASSSIINNEEYGNYISSYAPMLDSNGAVTGVIGIDTAVSVIGSIESDIMKSSIPFYALLLLITLIGIAVVMWFIVRGLRPLQPLKASVEKMAQGELAEANQILTSYNLKSKDEIGTTYQAMIHMSGNLNKIVSNMVEGVAVTTNILSDSTKQFNRSTDEMLEMSKTVDQSVEQIRQGAHTQKQGASDSANAMEEIAKGITDISESSMIVSDAATSALATAESGKQSMTMMKTQMESISHVSGEVVAMVQVLNNYSQEIGGALHTVRDFASQTKLLALNASIEAAHAGEHGRGFAVVADEVRKLAEASSTSMERISDLLLRIQQESQQIGSQMGVTAQEIGQGVTITVEAEQAFAHVVDAFQLVTRRIQEVSAAAEEISAGSEEAAASVNTISQISAGVSDHSDKIYRLMREQSAMFNRVAQTSTMLEQQTNEMSEAVRKVKV
- a CDS encoding LysR family transcriptional regulator, which gives rise to MNLEQLEYVVEIAKTQSFSAASEHLHVTQSAISQSVHRLEKELGIILFERSRQGTHPTPEGKQFIAKALDILQRIDELKSLNAETSSLSGELHVATFPSVMPYLVQSAADMKREHPQLNISIEEKGSMEIIEDIRSNKTHLGFIAIYAKQLREFDGLHFSPMYSGKLVVGTHHLSELAKHSRVSPDQLKEHKLALYRDGFIEDFIREFTYDHGSLSILFKTNNSEAINMVLRNDIAATIGHDFSFYQNPLWKEGLVKMVEIVGIDQPKMQIGFVQTESKEAAVAAERFARRFRQAIELDHL
- a CDS encoding 2,3-butanediol dehydrogenase, encoding MKAAVWYAHKDVRVEDREVPVAQAGQVKIKVEYAGICGSDLHAYHHGVGIQEGENHPLSGQKAPLTLGHEFAGTVSELGSNVSGISLGQRVVVEPLYHCGKCEYCIQGRYNQCTQFGFVGLNGDGGFAEYVVVESYMVHPIPDNVTFEEGALVEPTAVAFHAVRHSKLKVGNKVAVYGAGPIGLLTILSAKAAGASEIYAVDVFEERLALAAKLGAIPVNSAKVNATEVILQQSGGIDVAYEAAGVQPTMDSAIAVVKKGGEVVVIAAIPNPLQVNFFDLLVKEANLTATLAYRHIFPEVISLIAEGSLDVKQVITKKIKLDDIVEEGLELLMSDKSHAKILVEIGG
- a CDS encoding GNAT family N-acetyltransferase, encoding MTTAAVTILPATETDHPEIVDILVASYAEYRETFEQNERWEAYLKDIRESVVNPYLTQLWVAKIDDQIVGTVQLFETAHKAYPNFELPIDYPFIRLLGVDPKWRGHGIARELLQQCVESAKDMGKNTVYLYTGGQMVNAIRLYERFGFTEDEEFSSESSGGKAICYRYDS